ATAAACTTGAAGATGATTTGATTACTGAAATGAAAGATATCTTTAAAGCAACAAATCCTGACGAAAAATTACTCGTGATGGATGCAGCGATGGGCCAACAAGCAGGTCCTCAGGCACAAGCTTTTCATGACGCAATTGGAATAACCGGCATTATCCTGACGAAACTAGATGGAACTGCAAAAGGAGGAGGGGCATTGAGTGCTGCTGCAACTGTCGGCGCTCCGATTATTTTCGTTGGTACCGGCGAGCATCCCGCAGATTTTGAAAAATTTGACCCTCAAGGTTTTATCTCAAGGCTTCTCGGGATGGGTGATTTGAAATCACTCCTCGAACGTGCTGAAGAAAGTTTAAAAGGAAAAGACGCTGAGAAAACAGCGCGTCGTCTGATGTCTGGAAAGTTTAACCTCAATGACATGTATGAACAAATGAACATGATCCAAGGAATGGGCCCTCTTTCAAAGGTTGCTGAAATGCTTCCGTTTGGTGGTGCAGCGAAACTAAAGAATGTTGACATGAATGAAACGCAGAATAAATTAAAACGATTCCGTGTGATTATGGATTCGATGACGCCGGAGGAGAAAGAAAATCCTGATATTATTCGATCATCACGGATAAAGCGAATAGCACGAGGTGCAGGCGTCGAACATAAAGATGTGAAGGAGTTATTGAAGTATTACTCTATGACGAAACGGATGATGCAAGGTTTCTCAAGTGATCGGAAGATGCGACGGAATCTACTACGGCAGCTGGATTTTGGAAAATAAAATCCTTTTTTTATGGTAAGATATGCTTGTGAAAAACTATGATCAGTTAATTATCAATGGGAAAACTGTGGAGCTGCAACAAAAACGTCGTGATCTTCTTGATATGCTCATTGCAGGTGTAGAAGCGGTAAATCCATATCAGGCCGTCTCTGCATGTATCCACGAGAAGATACTGAGATGTGATTCGAAAATATTGAATTTATCAAATTTTAACCGTATTTTTGTTATTGGGTTTGGCAAAGCAAGTATTGGTATGACCAAAGCAATCTGTGACCATATTCCAGTCGCTAAAGGAATTGTAATCTACCATGAGCAATACACTGAAGTTTTTCCTGAGACCATCCAGGTTTTTATTGGGACGCACCCATTACCAAGTAAACAAAATATCAAAGCAACTGATGCGGTTGTAAACATTATGAGAACATGTGGCGACCGTGATCTCGTTCTTGTTTTGATTTCTGGTGGTGGCTCTGCGCTCCTTTGCAAACCTCGCGTGTCGCTGAAAGACCTAAGAACAGTGAATGAACTTTTGCTTCGAAGTCCTGCCACAATCCAAGAGGTCAACACGGTTCGAAAACATCTTTCATTGGTCCATGGGGGACAGTTAGTCGCTGAGTGTAAAGGAACCGTGCTTTCATTGATTATTTCTGATATCGTTGGTGACCCTGTAGAGTTTATTGCATCTGGCCCAACAGCTCCTGACTCAACTTCATTTATTGACGCAAAGAACGTGTTCGAAAAATATAATATCCTAGATAAAATACCAGAAAACGTCCGTCGTTTGATGAAATTAGG
The nucleotide sequence above comes from Candidatus Thermoplasmatota archaeon. Encoded proteins:
- a CDS encoding signal recognition particle protein Srp54, producing the protein MVLEGLSDSLRKTIQKIANAVTVDATLIKEIVRDIQRALLQADVNVKLVVELSKKIEKRALEEKPPAGMNNREHVIRIVDHELVQVLGKTRELSMKKQVIMMVGLYGQGKTTTCGKLSRYFKKKGLRPALIAGDVHRPAAYEQLKQIAEQVEVPFYGDKSEKNAVKVIKDGLEKLKKTCDVIIVDTSGRHKLEDDLITEMKDIFKATNPDEKLLVMDAAMGQQAGPQAQAFHDAIGITGIILTKLDGTAKGGGALSAAATVGAPIIFVGTGEHPADFEKFDPQGFISRLLGMGDLKSLLERAEESLKGKDAEKTARRLMSGKFNLNDMYEQMNMIQGMGPLSKVAEMLPFGGAAKLKNVDMNETQNKLKRFRVIMDSMTPEEKENPDIIRSSRIKRIARGAGVEHKDVKELLKYYSMTKRMMQGFSSDRKMRRNLLRQLDFGK
- a CDS encoding DUF4147 domain-containing protein; the protein is MLVKNYDQLIINGKTVELQQKRRDLLDMLIAGVEAVNPYQAVSACIHEKILRCDSKILNLSNFNRIFVIGFGKASIGMTKAICDHIPVAKGIVIYHEQYTEVFPETIQVFIGTHPLPSKQNIKATDAVVNIMRTCGDRDLVLVLISGGGSALLCKPRVSLKDLRTVNELLLRSPATIQEVNTVRKHLSLVHGGQLVAECKGTVLSLIISDIVGDPVEFIASGPTAPDSTSFIDAKNVFEKYNILDKIPENVRRLMKLGCTGQISETLKKDNPVFERVHNCIIANNASACRAVKKKAEQLGYTASIVTTSLVGEARTIGRNVVSQIHNKPQKTVLISSGETTVSVQGPGRGGRNQELILGCAELIATTDIVMASFATDGKDGNSPAAGAVIDGFTMSKAVKKGLQPISFLKKNNSYEFFSILGDALITGPTGTNVMDICVVLR